The Streptomyces sp. DH-12 genome has a window encoding:
- the dapF gene encoding diaminopimelate epimerase has protein sequence MSTRIAFLKGHGTENDFVIVPDPENAVDLSPAAVAALCDRRAGIGGDGLLHVVRSAAHPEARSMADEAEWFMDYRNGDGSVAEMCGNGVRVFARYLRHAGHVGEGDLAIATRGGVKTVHIAKDGDITVGMGRAVLPDGDVTVRVGARSWPARNVNMGNPHAVAFVADLADAGDLFTAPSYAPAAAYPDGVNVEFVVDRGPRHVAMRVHERGAGETRSCGTGACAVAVAAARRDGVDPHDTGLPVTYTVDLPGGTLVITEQPDGQIEMTGPAVIVAEGTIETEWLENALH, from the coding sequence ATGAGCACGCGGATCGCCTTCCTCAAGGGGCACGGCACGGAGAACGACTTCGTGATCGTCCCGGACCCGGAGAACGCCGTCGACCTGTCGCCGGCGGCCGTCGCCGCCCTGTGCGACCGGCGCGCGGGCATCGGAGGCGACGGGCTGCTGCACGTGGTGCGGTCCGCGGCCCACCCCGAGGCGCGGTCCATGGCGGACGAGGCCGAGTGGTTCATGGACTACCGCAACGGCGACGGCTCCGTCGCGGAGATGTGCGGCAACGGCGTCCGCGTCTTCGCCCGCTACCTCCGGCACGCCGGACACGTCGGCGAGGGCGACCTCGCGATCGCCACGCGCGGCGGCGTGAAGACCGTGCACATCGCCAAGGACGGCGACATCACCGTCGGCATGGGCCGCGCGGTCCTCCCCGACGGCGACGTCACCGTGCGCGTCGGCGCGCGCAGCTGGCCCGCGCGCAACGTCAACATGGGCAACCCGCACGCCGTGGCCTTCGTCGCCGACCTGGCCGACGCGGGCGACCTGTTCACCGCGCCCTCCTACGCCCCGGCCGCCGCCTACCCGGACGGCGTGAACGTGGAGTTCGTCGTCGACCGGGGCCCCCGGCACGTCGCGATGCGCGTGCACGAACGCGGGGCCGGCGAGACCCGGTCCTGCGGCACCGGGGCGTGCGCCGTCGCCGTGGCCGCCGCGCGCCGCGACGGTGTGGACCCGCACGACACCGGCCTGCCGGTGACGTACACCGTGGACCTCCCCGGCGGCACCCTCGTGATCACCGAACAGCCCGACGGCCAGATCGAGATGACCGGTCCCGCGGTCATCGTCGCCGAAGGCACGATCGAGACCGAGTGGCTGGAGAACGCCCTCCACTGA
- a CDS encoding TAXI family TRAP transporter solute-binding subunit: MSHVLSPIGRRRALRGTAAGLVVLGLLLWWLAPWREEPPGGTITMSTGTRAGVYQKYGELLRTALGKDMPGLTVRLETSDGSWENVRRVATGQADFAFAAADAVETYRQEDRTGAGRLRGVARLYDDYVQLAVAPDSGIRTLADLRGKRVAIGPPKSGVRLIANRLLRAAGIDPERDIVPSADGIDTGPGRLGHGLDAFFWSGGLPTDGLKTYAEESALRFVPIDASLVAKLHDQGGATRHYRATNMPESAYPGSQLGSAVPTMAVSNLLITHADADPRLTEWLTRIVLKSRDGIGAHVHSAQLVDVRTAIYTDPLRLHEGARRYYRSVKP, translated from the coding sequence ATGTCCCACGTGCTGTCCCCCATCGGCAGGCGGCGGGCCCTGCGGGGCACGGCCGCCGGTCTGGTGGTGCTCGGGCTGCTGCTGTGGTGGCTGGCGCCCTGGCGTGAGGAGCCGCCCGGCGGGACGATCACGATGAGCACGGGCACCCGCGCCGGCGTCTACCAGAAGTACGGCGAGCTGCTGCGCACCGCGCTCGGCAAGGACATGCCCGGTCTGACGGTGCGGCTGGAGACCAGCGACGGCTCCTGGGAGAACGTCCGCCGGGTCGCCACCGGGCAGGCCGACTTCGCCTTCGCGGCGGCCGACGCCGTGGAGACGTACCGGCAGGAGGACCGCACCGGCGCCGGCCGGCTGCGTGGGGTGGCACGCCTGTACGACGACTACGTGCAGCTCGCCGTCGCGCCCGACTCGGGCATCCGTACGCTCGCCGACCTGCGGGGCAAGCGGGTCGCCATAGGGCCGCCGAAGTCCGGGGTGCGGCTCATCGCCAACCGGCTGCTGCGGGCGGCCGGCATCGACCCGGAGCGGGACATCGTGCCGTCCGCGGACGGCATCGACACCGGCCCCGGGCGCCTGGGGCACGGTCTGGACGCCTTCTTCTGGTCGGGTGGGCTGCCCACGGACGGTCTGAAGACGTACGCCGAGGAGTCCGCGCTGCGGTTCGTGCCGATCGACGCCTCCCTCGTCGCGAAGCTGCACGACCAGGGCGGCGCCACCCGCCACTACCGCGCGACCAACATGCCGGAGTCGGCCTACCCGGGCAGTCAGCTCGGCTCGGCCGTGCCGACCATGGCGGTCTCCAACCTGCTGATCACCCACGCGGACGCGGACCCCCGGCTCACCGAGTGGCTGACCCGGATCGTGCTGAAGAGCCGCGACGGCATAGGCGCCCACGTGCACTCCGCGCAGCTCGTCGACGTGCGCACCGCCATCTACACCGATCCGCTGCGGCTGCACGAGGGCGCCCGCCGGTACTACCGGTCCGTCAAGCCCTGA
- the miaA gene encoding tRNA (adenosine(37)-N6)-dimethylallyltransferase MiaA translates to MSSAPLAPRVIAVVGPTAAGKSDLGVFLAQRLGGEVVNADSMQLYRGMDIGTAKLTPEERGGVPHHLLDVWDVTETASVAEYQRMARERIDALLAAGRWPILVGGSGLYVRGAVDNLEFPGTDPGVRARLEEELALRGPGALHARLAAADPEAARAILPGNGRRIVRALEVIEITGRPFTANLPGHDSVYDTLQIGVDVARPELDERIARRVDRMWEAGLVEEVRALEAQGLREGRTASRALGYQQVLAALAGECTLEEARTETVRATKRFARRQDSWFRRDPRVHWLSGAAADLGELPRLAMSLVERPVTA, encoded by the coding sequence GTGAGCAGCGCACCCCTCGCCCCCCGCGTCATCGCCGTCGTCGGACCCACGGCGGCCGGAAAGTCCGATCTGGGCGTCTTCCTGGCCCAGCGACTCGGCGGCGAGGTCGTCAACGCCGACTCCATGCAGCTCTACCGGGGGATGGACATCGGCACCGCCAAGCTGACGCCCGAGGAGCGCGGCGGCGTCCCGCACCACCTCCTCGACGTCTGGGACGTCACCGAGACCGCCTCCGTCGCCGAGTACCAGCGGATGGCCCGGGAGCGGATCGACGCGCTGCTCGCCGCCGGACGCTGGCCGATCCTGGTCGGCGGCTCCGGCCTGTACGTCCGCGGGGCCGTCGACAACCTGGAGTTCCCCGGCACCGACCCCGGTGTCCGGGCGCGTCTGGAGGAGGAGCTGGCCCTGCGCGGCCCCGGGGCGCTGCACGCCCGGCTCGCCGCGGCCGACCCGGAGGCCGCCCGGGCGATCCTGCCGGGCAACGGCCGCCGCATCGTCCGCGCGCTCGAGGTCATCGAGATCACGGGGCGGCCCTTCACCGCCAACCTCCCCGGCCACGACTCGGTCTACGACACGCTCCAGATCGGCGTCGACGTGGCCCGCCCCGAACTCGACGAGCGCATCGCCCGCAGGGTCGACCGGATGTGGGAGGCCGGGCTCGTCGAAGAAGTGCGCGCACTCGAGGCGCAGGGGTTGCGCGAGGGGCGTACGGCGTCACGCGCCCTCGGCTACCAGCAGGTGCTCGCCGCACTTGCCGGCGAGTGCACCCTGGAGGAGGCACGCACCGAGACCGTCCGTGCCACCAAGCGCTTCGCGCGCCGCCAGGATTCATGGTTCAGGCGCGATCCGCGGGTGCACTGGTTGAGTGGGGCCGCGGCGGACCTCGGGGAACTTCCGCGGCTCGCGATGTCGTTGGTCGAACGACCGGTTACAGCCTGA
- the miaB gene encoding tRNA (N6-isopentenyl adenosine(37)-C2)-methylthiotransferase MiaB, whose product MTSSSDRSPAVDVLSTRTYEIRTYGCQMNVHDSERLAGLLEDAGYVRASEGSDGDADVVVFNTCAVRENADNKLYGNLGHLAPKKASRPGMQIAVGGCLAQKDRDTIVKRAPWVDVVFGTHNIGKLPVLLERARVQEEAQVEIAESLEAFPSTLPTRRESAYAAWVSISVGCNNTCTFCIVPALRGKEKDRRPGDILAEIEALVAEGVSEVTLLGQNVNAYGSDIGDREAFSKLLRACGKIDGLERVRFTSPHPRDFTDDVIAAMAETPNVMPQLHMPLQSGSDPVLKAMRRSYRQERFLGIIEKVRAAIPHAAISTDIIVGFPGETEEDFQQTLHVVREARFAQAFTFQYSKRPGTPAAEMDGQIPKQVVQERYERLVALQEEISWEENKKQVGRTLELMVAEGEGRKDDTTHRLSGRAPDNRLVHFTKPDQEVRPGDVVTVEVTYAAPHHLLAEGPVLGVRRTRAGDAWEKRRTEKAAKPAGVLLGLPKVGVPEPLPAVSGGCAVD is encoded by the coding sequence ATGACCAGCAGCAGTGACCGGAGCCCCGCCGTGGACGTTCTCTCGACCAGGACCTACGAGATTCGCACCTACGGGTGTCAGATGAACGTCCACGACTCCGAGCGCCTCGCCGGGCTGCTGGAGGACGCCGGGTACGTCCGCGCCTCCGAGGGCTCCGACGGCGACGCCGACGTCGTCGTGTTCAACACCTGCGCCGTGCGCGAGAACGCCGACAACAAGCTGTACGGCAACCTGGGCCACCTCGCGCCGAAGAAGGCGAGCCGCCCCGGCATGCAGATCGCGGTCGGCGGCTGCCTCGCGCAGAAGGACCGGGACACCATCGTCAAGCGCGCCCCCTGGGTGGACGTCGTCTTCGGCACGCACAACATCGGCAAGCTGCCGGTGCTGCTGGAGCGCGCCCGCGTCCAGGAGGAGGCGCAGGTCGAGATCGCCGAGTCGCTGGAGGCGTTCCCCTCCACGCTGCCCACCCGGCGCGAGAGCGCCTACGCCGCCTGGGTGTCGATCTCCGTCGGCTGCAACAACACCTGCACCTTCTGCATCGTCCCCGCCCTGCGCGGCAAGGAGAAGGACCGCCGCCCCGGCGACATCCTCGCGGAGATCGAGGCCCTGGTCGCCGAGGGCGTCTCGGAGGTCACCCTGCTCGGCCAGAACGTCAACGCCTACGGCTCCGACATCGGCGACCGCGAGGCGTTCAGCAAGCTGCTGCGCGCCTGCGGGAAGATCGACGGCCTGGAGCGGGTCCGCTTCACCTCCCCGCACCCCCGTGACTTCACCGACGACGTCATCGCCGCCATGGCCGAGACGCCCAACGTGATGCCGCAGCTCCACATGCCGCTGCAGTCCGGCTCCGACCCCGTCCTCAAGGCGATGCGCCGCTCCTACCGGCAGGAGCGCTTCCTCGGGATCATCGAGAAGGTCCGCGCCGCCATCCCGCACGCGGCGATCAGCACCGACATCATCGTGGGCTTCCCCGGCGAGACCGAGGAGGACTTCCAGCAGACCCTGCACGTCGTCCGCGAGGCCCGCTTCGCCCAGGCGTTCACCTTCCAGTACTCCAAGCGGCCCGGCACCCCGGCCGCCGAGATGGACGGGCAGATCCCCAAGCAGGTCGTCCAGGAGCGCTACGAGCGTCTCGTCGCCCTCCAGGAGGAGATCTCCTGGGAGGAGAACAAGAAGCAGGTCGGCCGCACCCTGGAGCTGATGGTCGCCGAGGGCGAGGGCCGTAAGGACGACACCACCCACCGCCTCTCCGGCCGCGCCCCCGACAACCGCCTGGTGCACTTCACCAAGCCCGACCAGGAGGTCCGCCCCGGCGACGTGGTCACCGTCGAGGTCACCTACGCGGCACCGCACCACCTCCTCGCCGAGGGCCCCGTCCTCGGCGTGCGCCGCACCCGCGCGGGCGACGCCTGGGAGAAGCGCAGGACGGAGAAGGCGGCCAAGCCCGCGGGCGTGCTGCTCGGCCTGCCCAAGGTGGGTGTGCCCGAGCCGCTGCCGGCGGTCAGCGGCGGCTGCGCCGTCGACTGA
- a CDS encoding antitoxin — MGLLDNLKAKIGPAKDKVSGLAQQHEDKIQHGLDKAAQTVDRRTKGKYSDRIQSGTGRAKEAVDRFTHKNDPGPEAGGGTPPPAGPPPAS, encoded by the coding sequence ATGGGTCTCCTGGACAATCTGAAGGCCAAAATCGGTCCCGCCAAGGACAAGGTCTCCGGCCTCGCGCAGCAGCACGAGGACAAGATCCAGCACGGCCTGGACAAGGCGGCACAGACCGTCGACCGGCGGACCAAGGGCAAGTACAGCGACCGGATCCAGTCGGGCACGGGCAGGGCCAAGGAGGCCGTGGACCGCTTCACGCACAAGAACGACCCCGGTCCGGAGGCGGGCGGCGGCACGCCTCCGCCGGCCGGACCGCCGCCCGCCTCCTGA
- a CDS encoding class III extradiol dioxygenase subunit B-like domain-containing protein: MLVAAAVCPCPPLLVPEVAAGAAQELDAARAACTDALGVLAAARPDLLVVVGPDDGTGTRAYPAGAPGSFRRFGVRLDVRLGEGDGAAGGELPYGLAVGAWLLGRTGWAGAPVEGRGVGESLTPDACVEEGRRLAGRAERVAMLVMGDASACRTVKAPGYLDERAEPFDAEIARALGSADAAALRALDTGLARELKVSGRAPWQVLAGAADGTAGLSGALLHEDAPYGVGYLVATWS; this comes from the coding sequence ATGCTTGTCGCCGCCGCAGTCTGCCCCTGCCCGCCGCTGCTCGTGCCGGAGGTCGCCGCCGGCGCCGCCCAGGAGCTGGACGCCGCGCGCGCCGCCTGCACGGACGCGCTCGGCGTGCTCGCCGCCGCCCGCCCCGACCTGCTCGTGGTCGTGGGCCCGGACGACGGCACCGGGACACGCGCTTATCCGGCGGGCGCCCCCGGCTCCTTCCGCCGCTTCGGCGTCCGGCTGGACGTGCGGCTGGGGGAGGGCGACGGCGCGGCCGGCGGGGAACTGCCGTACGGGCTCGCCGTGGGCGCCTGGCTGCTGGGGCGGACCGGGTGGGCCGGCGCCCCCGTCGAAGGGCGGGGCGTGGGGGAGTCCCTCACGCCCGACGCGTGTGTCGAGGAAGGGCGGCGGCTGGCCGGCCGGGCGGAGCGGGTGGCCATGCTCGTGATGGGCGACGCCAGCGCCTGCCGCACCGTGAAGGCGCCCGGCTACCTGGACGAGCGTGCGGAGCCCTTCGACGCGGAGATCGCCCGCGCGCTCGGCTCGGCCGACGCGGCAGCCCTGCGCGCGCTGGACACCGGGCTGGCGCGCGAGCTGAAGGTGTCCGGCCGTGCGCCCTGGCAGGTGCTGGCCGGAGCGGCCGACGGTACCGCCGGGCTGTCGGGCGCGCTGCTCCACGAGGACGCCCCGTACGGCGTGGGCTACCTGGTCGCCACCTGGTCGTAG